A single genomic interval of Polaribacter vadi harbors:
- the leuB gene encoding 3-isopropylmalate dehydrogenase — MKFTIAVIPGDGIGPEVITQAKKALNAVAEAYDHIFLYKEAQLGSCAIDATGGPLPKKTIEICKKADAILFGAVGDPKYDNDPSAKVRPEQGLLQLRKELDLFCGVRPLKAYNNLIANSPLKREIIKNTDFIIFRELTGGIYFGKKELSEDMQSASDLSTYTVDEISRVAHLAFQAAQKRKKKVTLVDKANVLETSRLWRKTVTEIAKEYSDVSLEYLFVDNAAMKMILNPKHFDVILTENLFGDMISDVASALCGSIGLMASSSIGNENALFEPIHGSYNQAKGKDIANPLASILSAGMLLKYLGLHEEADAIERAVDKSLALGITTEDIKRKIQSSTSTSKVGDFIADYITNQDDSNMNFKNIHMGQSTII, encoded by the coding sequence ATGAAATTTACAATCGCAGTAATTCCAGGAGATGGTATTGGTCCAGAGGTTATAACGCAAGCAAAAAAAGCGTTAAATGCAGTTGCAGAAGCTTACGATCATATTTTTTTATACAAAGAGGCACAATTAGGTTCTTGTGCAATTGATGCTACAGGAGGTCCTTTGCCAAAAAAAACAATTGAAATTTGTAAAAAAGCAGATGCCATTTTATTTGGTGCAGTTGGCGATCCAAAATACGATAATGATCCATCAGCAAAAGTGCGTCCAGAACAAGGTTTGTTACAACTTCGTAAAGAGTTAGATTTATTTTGTGGAGTAAGACCTTTAAAGGCTTATAATAATTTAATTGCAAATTCTCCTTTAAAAAGAGAAATTATAAAAAATACCGATTTTATCATTTTTAGAGAATTAACTGGCGGAATTTATTTTGGTAAAAAAGAGTTGAGTGAAGATATGCAATCGGCTTCAGATCTTTCTACCTATACTGTAGATGAAATTTCTAGAGTTGCACATTTGGCATTTCAAGCAGCTCAAAAAAGAAAGAAAAAAGTAACGTTAGTAGATAAAGCAAATGTGTTAGAAACTTCACGTTTGTGGAGAAAAACAGTTACAGAAATCGCAAAAGAATATAGTGATGTAAGTTTAGAGTATTTGTTTGTAGACAATGCTGCCATGAAAATGATTTTAAACCCAAAGCATTTTGATGTTATCTTAACAGAAAACCTTTTTGGAGATATGATTTCTGATGTTGCAAGTGCATTATGTGGTTCCATTGGCTTAATGGCTTCCTCATCCATAGGAAACGAAAACGCACTTTTTGAACCAATTCATGGTTCTTACAATCAAGCAAAAGGCAAAGATATTGCAAACCCATTAGCGTCAATTTTATCTGCAGGAATGTTGTTAAAATATTTAGGATTGCATGAAGAAGCAGATGCAATTGAAAGAGCCGTAGATAAATCTTTAGCTTTAGGAATTACAACAGAAGACATCAAAAGAAAAATTCAAAGCTCAACATCTACCTCAAAAGTTGGCGATTTTATTGCAGATTACATCACAAATCAAGATGATAGCAATATGAATTTCAAGAATATTCACATGGGGCAAAGTACTATTATTTAA